The Bernardetia litoralis DSM 6794 genome includes a window with the following:
- a CDS encoding glycosyltransferase family 2 protein: MKLISIIIPAYNCQYFIEETVDSVLNQSIGIENLEIIIINDGSKDDTLNILKEYEKQNQIILVDTPNRGVSAAREAGRNIAKGQYIQYLDSDDLLTSQKIEIQYKALEENKADIAYGDWQNFSEKEGRKTYLEKIERQIKGDEEIALFTDFWCPPAAILYSKSIVDKIGTWNMELPIIQDARYFLDAAIQKGKFIYTKGIMAEYRVSEGTSLSQRHGEVKFVNDVFTNAKQIHELWKDDLGSRKDKAEAIISCYRYCIQVFGVNNEEHLFEEAISKIYEIDAHFIPQKSKPMKYLSTVLGYAKAERLANSYRKIRKG, translated from the coding sequence ATGAAACTTATTTCCATCATTATCCCTGCTTATAATTGCCAATATTTTATAGAAGAAACAGTAGATAGTGTTTTGAATCAAAGTATTGGGATAGAAAACTTAGAAATTATTATAATAAATGATGGCTCAAAAGATGATACATTGAATATTTTGAAAGAATATGAAAAACAGAATCAAATTATTTTAGTAGATACACCCAATAGAGGTGTAAGTGCAGCTAGGGAAGCAGGAAGGAATATAGCAAAAGGACAGTATATTCAGTATTTGGATAGTGATGACTTACTTACTTCTCAAAAAATAGAAATTCAATACAAAGCCTTAGAAGAAAATAAAGCTGATATAGCCTATGGAGATTGGCAAAATTTTTCTGAAAAAGAAGGCAGAAAAACTTATTTAGAAAAAATAGAAAGACAAATAAAAGGAGATGAAGAAATTGCTCTTTTTACAGATTTTTGGTGTCCTCCTGCTGCAATTTTGTATTCTAAGTCTATTGTCGATAAAATAGGAACTTGGAATATGGAATTACCTATCATTCAAGATGCTCGTTATTTTTTAGATGCTGCTATTCAAAAAGGTAAATTCATTTATACAAAAGGAATTATGGCAGAATATAGAGTTTCAGAAGGAACATCACTATCACAACGACATGGAGAAGTAAAGTTTGTAAATGATGTTTTTACAAATGCCAAACAAATTCATGAGTTATGGAAAGATGACTTAGGTAGCAGAAAAGACAAAGCAGAGGCAATTATTTCTTGTTACAGATATTGTATTCAAGTTTTTGGAGTAAATAATGAGGAACATCTTTTTGAAGAAGCAATTTCCAAAATTTATGAAATAGATGCTCATTTTATTCCTCAAAAATCAAAACCAATGAAGTATTTGAGTACTGTTTTAGGGTATGCAAAGGCTGAACGATTGGCAAATTCGTACCGAAAAATTAGAAAAGGATAA
- a CDS encoding glycosyltransferase: MTEQKIQVIPHGFPKVLRELNTDLKTNTQKPVIFLNAGTQNLRKGVHLLYNAWRKANFSPQEAELWLIGRSSLPKNLTQDLQGSVKIKDSIPRDELMQLYKEADVFVLPTLADGFAMVISESMSQGIPVITTQNSMAPDFITHQKNGFIVPVGDEEALLQQMKWCVENRHLLPKIGYEAIQTAKNWQWKDFRKKTATTIKEQILIYNEQQRTR, encoded by the coding sequence ATGACAGAACAAAAAATACAAGTTATTCCTCATGGTTTTCCCAAAGTTTTAAGGGAATTAAATACAGATTTAAAAACAAATACACAAAAGCCAGTTATATTTTTGAATGCAGGTACTCAAAATCTTCGAAAAGGTGTACATTTGCTATATAATGCGTGGCGAAAAGCAAATTTTTCTCCACAAGAGGCTGAATTATGGCTCATTGGTAGAAGTTCTTTACCTAAAAACCTAACACAAGATTTACAAGGAAGTGTAAAGATAAAAGACAGTATTCCTAGAGACGAATTGATGCAACTTTATAAAGAAGCAGATGTATTTGTTTTGCCTACATTAGCTGATGGTTTTGCAATGGTAATTTCTGAATCAATGTCACAAGGAATTCCTGTAATTACGACTCAAAATAGTATGGCTCCAGATTTTATTACACACCAAAAAAATGGATTTATAGTACCAGTAGGAGATGAAGAAGCCTTATTACAACAAATGAAATGGTGTGTAGAAAACAGACATTTACTTCCTAAAATTGGTTATGAAGCTATACAGACAGCCAAAAATTGGCAATGGAAAGATTTTAGAAAAAAAACAGCTACAACAATAAAAGAACAGATTTTGATTTATAATGAACAACAAAGAACTAGATAA
- a CDS encoding capsule polysaccharide export protein, whose protein sequence is MNVIVFTSWTMQNFLPAVHAEIIASHIEKGHQVKVVVCDSQLQSCFIPHLLQSDKNKAPFKDEQTCTTCQFKWRSILQEELGVSKENIISLTAFPKKLTVPSFTTTEEVKQYKFQDINIGQGIMSSLISIYRDVDIDVQKNRNSLEATYKNAVSAILTMESLKDFEPNKVYIYNGRLAERRAVVEFCELNNIDYDTWEVAQSLQHYFLVNKTLPHDPKEFAKEALHLFYEDKKVSQDYKIEFAQNWYQTKRYGNYEDNPSDINYTKLMKETNIDSLNINKDKNNIAIFVSSEDEVASLGGQIWPFEYRQTESIAKIIEYFDKKENNEFHFYLRIHPNLREVENKETHKLKQLKGNCLTVIPADSPLSSYSLLDICDKVVCFGSTVGIEATFWQKTSILFGTSFYSYLKDSTHIAENINHLFELIEDKNLLPKSKEMALVYGYGLLHRGKHIKKLDIYDQPVEKLYSKNKLLYPIYKLYKKSNTVGKVVRFLNLQKITKNTLIYFSKN, encoded by the coding sequence AAAGGACATCAAGTAAAAGTAGTAGTATGTGATTCGCAACTTCAATCATGCTTTATTCCTCACCTTCTCCAATCAGATAAAAACAAAGCTCCTTTTAAAGATGAACAAACCTGCACTACCTGTCAGTTTAAATGGCGTTCTATTCTTCAAGAAGAACTTGGAGTGTCCAAAGAAAATATTATTTCTTTAACAGCCTTTCCAAAAAAACTGACTGTTCCTTCTTTTACAACTACTGAGGAAGTGAAGCAATATAAGTTTCAAGATATAAATATTGGACAAGGTATTATGTCTAGCTTAATATCTATTTATCGTGATGTAGATATAGATGTTCAGAAAAATAGAAATTCATTAGAAGCTACTTATAAAAATGCAGTATCAGCTATATTGACAATGGAAAGTCTAAAAGATTTTGAGCCAAATAAAGTATATATTTATAATGGAAGACTAGCTGAAAGAAGAGCTGTTGTAGAGTTTTGTGAACTAAATAATATAGATTATGATACATGGGAGGTGGCTCAAAGTTTACAGCATTATTTTTTAGTAAACAAAACACTACCTCATGATCCAAAAGAGTTTGCAAAAGAAGCCTTACACCTTTTTTACGAAGACAAAAAAGTTTCTCAAGACTACAAAATTGAGTTTGCTCAAAATTGGTATCAAACTAAACGCTATGGTAATTATGAAGATAATCCAAGCGATATCAATTACACAAAGCTCATGAAAGAAACAAATATAGATTCATTAAACATAAACAAAGATAAAAATAACATAGCTATTTTTGTTTCTTCTGAAGATGAGGTAGCTAGTTTGGGAGGACAAATATGGCCTTTTGAGTATCGTCAAACAGAAAGTATAGCCAAAATAATAGAGTATTTTGATAAAAAAGAAAATAATGAGTTTCATTTTTATCTACGCATACACCCCAATTTGAGAGAGGTAGAAAATAAAGAAACACACAAATTAAAACAACTTAAAGGAAATTGTCTGACTGTTATACCTGCTGATTCTCCTCTCAGTTCATATTCTTTATTAGATATTTGTGATAAAGTAGTGTGTTTTGGTTCGACGGTAGGAATAGAAGCGACCTTTTGGCAAAAAACATCTATACTTTTTGGTACTTCTTTTTATTCATATTTGAAAGATAGTACACATATAGCAGAAAATATAAATCATTTATTTGAGTTGATAGAAGACAAAAACCTTCTTCCTAAAAGTAAAGAAATGGCACTTGTTTATGGGTATGGATTGTTGCATAGAGGCAAACACATTAAAAAATTAGATATTTACGACCAACCAGTAGAAAAATTGTATAGTAAAAATAAACTTCTCTATCCAATTTATAAACTGTATAAAAAATCAAATACAGTAGGTAAAGTAGTTAGATTTCTTAATTTGCAAAAGATAACTAAAAATACACTAATTTACTTTTCAAAAAATTAA
- a CDS encoding IS4 family transposase produces MRYSLTNEINKLIDRFPILSHLSRKKFLAMYILALINSRNVQFCETANHLNPEVKNKSNETRIQDFYRKAELNFDQIALLFFCIFPSSQKLDIVIDRTEWDFGKYQCNILMVVLSNRTLTLPFYWELLDNKSGNSNTENRIDLVKKCLDIILPQRISLFVGDREFVGHHWFKYLKYNKINFCFRIPKHHNIVHYDEHMNKIVQKAEHLHQAYPNGITLSNRLVDGIVGNVYIGTGKDGELLFLFGNLAAPTLPKYYERRWTIESFFQNLKGRGFNLKITHLQNSEKLKKLIACVSLAYAFCSNTGLYEHRKVQKIKNKNHGRKSTSFARKGIDIIRDLLKQTELLDQLVEKFVKIICINARKIIAKSDFLHEKMVI; encoded by the coding sequence ATGAGATATTCTCTCACTAACGAAATTAATAAATTAATAGACCGTTTCCCAATTCTTTCGCACCTTTCTCGTAAAAAATTTCTAGCTATGTATATTTTAGCTTTAATTAATAGTAGAAATGTGCAATTTTGTGAAACAGCAAATCACCTCAATCCAGAAGTTAAAAATAAATCTAATGAAACTAGAATACAAGATTTTTACAGAAAAGCAGAGTTAAATTTTGACCAAATTGCACTTCTATTTTTTTGTATTTTTCCCTCTTCTCAAAAATTAGACATTGTTATAGATCGTACAGAATGGGATTTTGGTAAATATCAATGCAATATTCTAATGGTTGTGCTAAGTAATCGTACACTTACTTTACCTTTTTATTGGGAATTATTAGATAATAAAAGTGGCAATTCCAACACCGAAAATAGGATAGATTTAGTAAAAAAATGTTTGGACATCATTCTTCCTCAACGAATTAGTTTATTTGTTGGAGATAGGGAATTTGTAGGTCATCATTGGTTTAAGTATCTGAAATACAATAAGATAAATTTTTGTTTTCGAATTCCCAAACATCATAATATTGTTCATTATGACGAACACATGAATAAAATAGTGCAAAAAGCAGAGCATCTTCATCAAGCTTATCCTAATGGAATAACTTTGTCTAATAGATTAGTAGATGGTATTGTAGGAAATGTATATATAGGAACAGGAAAAGATGGAGAACTTTTATTTTTATTTGGCAATTTAGCAGCTCCTACTTTACCTAAATACTATGAAAGAAGGTGGACAATAGAGAGCTTTTTTCAGAACTTAAAAGGAAGAGGTTTTAATTTAAAAATTACTCATTTACAAAATAGCGAAAAGCTTAAAAAATTGATTGCTTGCGTTTCTCTAGCTTATGCTTTTTGTTCTAATACAGGGCTGTACGAACATAGAAAAGTGCAAAAAATAAAAAATAAAAATCATGGCAGAAAATCTACAAGTTTTGCACGAAAAGGAATAGACATAATACGAGATTTATTAAAACAGACAGAATTATTAGACCAACTTGTTGAAAAATTTGTCAAAATTATTTGCATAAATGCACGAAAAATAATTGCCAAATCTGATTTTTTACACGAAAAAATGGTAATTTAA
- a CDS encoding glycosyltransferase — MNNKELDNTKKHICFISAGHLSSNPRLIKEATLASKKGYKVSIVAIQTLEKLVPFENQLLKENPSWQTYIYPFYKKKLLYFFGTLFHHLAKQIPNLARYFEYGKMSINTPFWLPFYSLLKNIKADIYSNHNIYLTPLVYQIAKKNKAKFGMDIEDAYSFITAKTIEDGQKNIMEIENKYFPKADYITAASPLYVDFYNKLYQSLPSILPILNVFDDIGEQEIKEYKDRKNTKNLSLYWFSQTTGKGRGIEQIIEALNVIDRNDIELHLRGEVNQETKEYFLTLAKTQNIKENIFFHELVSNQELAKRTTEHDIGLALEIGFSINNELAVSNKIFQYINTGLAILASSTKGQSWLIKKSSKVGFLIDIQNIKQIAQKIEFLADSKKNNTQELENMKMASKNLSKTKYNWTIEGQKFIKIIELIL; from the coding sequence ATGAACAACAAAGAACTAGATAATACAAAAAAACATATTTGCTTTATTTCGGCAGGACATCTTTCTTCTAATCCTAGATTAATTAAAGAAGCTACTTTAGCAAGTAAAAAAGGATATAAAGTTTCTATTGTGGCTATTCAAACTCTTGAAAAATTAGTACCTTTCGAAAATCAACTTTTAAAAGAAAATCCATCTTGGCAAACTTATATTTATCCTTTCTATAAAAAGAAATTACTTTATTTTTTTGGAACACTTTTTCATCATTTAGCCAAACAAATACCAAATCTAGCAAGGTATTTTGAGTATGGAAAAATGAGCATAAATACTCCTTTTTGGCTTCCTTTTTATAGTTTATTAAAGAATATAAAAGCTGATATTTATAGCAATCATAATATTTATCTCACTCCATTGGTGTATCAAATAGCTAAAAAAAATAAGGCGAAGTTTGGAATGGATATCGAAGATGCTTATAGCTTTATTACAGCCAAAACGATAGAAGATGGACAGAAAAATATAATGGAAATAGAAAATAAATATTTTCCAAAAGCTGATTATATTACGGCTGCAAGTCCTTTGTATGTAGATTTTTATAATAAATTATATCAAAGTTTACCATCAATACTACCTATTTTAAATGTTTTTGATGATATAGGAGAACAAGAAATTAAAGAATATAAAGACCGAAAAAATACAAAGAATTTATCTCTTTATTGGTTTTCCCAAACCACAGGAAAAGGAAGAGGAATCGAACAAATCATTGAAGCATTAAATGTAATAGATAGAAATGATATAGAATTGCATTTGAGAGGAGAAGTAAATCAAGAAACAAAAGAATATTTTTTGACTTTAGCAAAAACACAAAATATAAAGGAAAATATTTTCTTTCATGAATTGGTTTCAAATCAAGAACTTGCCAAACGAACAACAGAACATGATATTGGTTTAGCTTTAGAAATAGGATTTAGTATAAATAATGAACTTGCCGTTTCTAATAAAATATTTCAATATATAAATACTGGTCTAGCTATTTTGGCTTCTTCAACTAAAGGACAAAGTTGGTTAATAAAAAAAAGTTCTAAAGTAGGCTTTTTAATAGATATTCAAAATATAAAACAAATAGCTCAAAAAATTGAATTCTTGGCAGATAGTAAGAAAAATAATACACAAGAATTAGAAAACATGAAAATGGCTTCTAAGAATTTATCAAAAACAAAATATAATTGGACTATTGAAGGACAAAAATTTATTAAAATCATTGAGTTAATCCTATAA
- a CDS encoding glycosyltransferase — MKIALAVGYYYPDSIGGTEKYVHDLATYLVSQSIEVCVIAPSSSKSFQLSESRGNYSYQNEDIKGKEYQVYRFEVPEELTHDEVTDKVICRGRQNFEKLLAELKPTIFHLHTLSTTLNYRHLKIAKKKGIKTLFTAHIPGIICPKGDFIQYPNQVCNGKLQNSTCGYCYAQQRHENKFMAEITGTLAKSTFLSNLLEKKIPQFSIVSQKKKILHQLEENSNHIIAVCKWLYDAFLINNVSQNHLKICRQGVSTSYLESQTQTEILDKKLGTNADTFQQIKIGFIGRLEPIKGLHILLDAYEKMLNENSDLKLELHIVAVKQELHIDYYNQLQEKIESLPNIIYQENLPAEKVSSFMAKLDYLCIPSTWLETGPIVAYEAFANQIPIIGANIGGLAELVEDNKTGFLYQFDDIDSLKKTLIKVATQPKLIPNFKANIKPPRTTKEVGEEMLIIYQEISKENDRK; from the coding sequence ATGAAAATTGCATTGGCAGTAGGTTATTATTATCCCGATTCTATTGGAGGGACAGAAAAATATGTACACGATTTGGCTACTTATCTTGTTTCTCAAAGTATAGAAGTCTGTGTTATTGCGCCTAGTTCTTCTAAATCATTTCAATTATCTGAGTCAAGAGGAAATTATTCCTATCAAAACGAAGACATAAAAGGAAAAGAATATCAAGTATATAGATTTGAAGTTCCAGAAGAACTAACACACGATGAAGTAACAGATAAAGTGATTTGTAGAGGGAGGCAAAATTTTGAAAAATTACTGGCAGAACTAAAGCCAACTATTTTTCATTTACATACACTTTCTACAACACTCAATTATCGTCATCTAAAAATAGCAAAAAAAAAAGGAATAAAAACACTTTTTACAGCTCACATTCCAGGTATTATTTGTCCAAAAGGAGATTTTATACAATATCCAAATCAAGTTTGTAATGGAAAATTACAAAACTCTACTTGTGGATATTGTTATGCTCAACAAAGGCATGAAAATAAATTTATGGCAGAGATTACAGGAACACTTGCCAAATCAACCTTTCTATCTAATTTATTAGAAAAAAAAATACCTCAATTTAGTATTGTCAGTCAGAAAAAAAAGATACTTCATCAGTTAGAAGAAAATTCAAATCATATTATTGCTGTTTGTAAGTGGCTTTATGATGCTTTTTTGATTAATAATGTTTCTCAAAATCACTTGAAAATTTGTAGGCAAGGAGTAAGTACAAGTTATCTAGAAAGTCAAACTCAAACAGAAATTTTAGATAAAAAACTAGGTACAAACGCAGATACTTTTCAGCAAATTAAAATTGGTTTCATTGGAAGATTAGAACCCATAAAAGGATTACATATTCTATTAGATGCCTATGAAAAGATGTTAAATGAAAATTCTGATTTGAAATTAGAACTTCATATTGTAGCAGTCAAACAAGAGCTTCACATTGATTATTACAATCAATTACAAGAAAAAATAGAATCTTTACCAAATATAATTTATCAAGAAAATTTGCCAGCAGAAAAGGTAAGTTCGTTCATGGCAAAACTAGATTATTTATGTATTCCTTCTACTTGGCTAGAAACAGGCCCTATTGTGGCTTATGAAGCCTTTGCAAATCAAATTCCAATTATTGGAGCAAATATAGGAGGTTTGGCAGAACTGGTTGAAGATAACAAAACAGGATTTTTATATCAATTTGACGATATAGATTCGCTCAAAAAAACTTTAATCAAAGTAGCAACACAGCCAAAATTAATTCCTAATTTTAAAGCAAATATAAAACCTCCCAGAACTACTAAAGAAGTAGGCGAAGAGATGTTAATTATATATCAAGAAATAAGTAAAGAAAATGATAGAAAATAA
- a CDS encoding glycosyltransferase family 4 protein, translating into MKKLAIITTHPIQYYAPIFKLLSERKNIEVCVFYTWGEDALKDKFDEGFGKKIEWDIPLLEGYNYHFLENIAPDKGSHHFKGIDNPTIIEEIKNYNPDAILVFGWSYKSHLKVIRYFKNKIPIWFRGDSHLLDEISFHKKIARKLFLTWLYSYIDKAFFVGKNNKNYYKHAALNDKKLTFAPHAIDNSRFAETEKNIELAKQWRTELGIKENELVWLFAGKFESKKSPLLLLEAFIERQKQQNSKDNEKEHLIFLGNGELENQLKQKAESYQNIHFLPFQNQSKMPIVYLLCNVFILPSKGAGETWGLAINEAMAAKKAVIASTKVGCAIDLIQSNREKNNNGFIFQSENVESLKEAMNKIKSQRQAKEMGELSYQIIQNWSFEKIAQTIENNFE; encoded by the coding sequence ATGAAAAAACTAGCTATCATTACCACACACCCAATTCAGTATTATGCACCAATTTTTAAGTTGCTTTCAGAGCGCAAAAATATAGAGGTTTGTGTTTTTTACACGTGGGGAGAAGATGCTTTAAAAGATAAATTTGATGAAGGATTTGGCAAAAAAATAGAATGGGATATTCCTCTTTTAGAAGGATATAACTATCACTTTTTAGAAAATATAGCACCAGATAAAGGCTCACATCATTTCAAAGGAATTGATAATCCAACCATTATTGAAGAAATCAAAAATTATAATCCTGATGCAATTTTGGTCTTTGGTTGGAGTTATAAAAGTCATTTAAAAGTTATTCGTTATTTTAAAAACAAAATTCCTATTTGGTTTCGTGGAGATTCTCATTTACTAGATGAAATTTCATTTCATAAAAAAATAGCTCGCAAATTATTTCTTACTTGGCTCTATTCTTATATAGATAAAGCATTTTTTGTCGGAAAAAATAATAAAAATTACTACAAACATGCAGCACTAAATGATAAAAAACTAACTTTTGCACCACACGCCATCGATAATTCTCGTTTTGCAGAAACAGAAAAAAATATAGAACTAGCAAAACAATGGAGAACAGAATTAGGTATAAAAGAAAATGAATTAGTGTGGCTTTTTGCAGGAAAATTTGAATCAAAAAAATCACCTTTATTACTTTTAGAAGCATTTATCGAAAGACAAAAACAACAAAACAGTAAGGATAATGAGAAAGAACATTTGATTTTTCTAGGCAATGGAGAATTAGAAAATCAACTAAAACAAAAAGCTGAATCATATCAAAATATTCATTTTTTACCTTTTCAAAATCAATCCAAAATGCCAATCGTTTATCTTTTGTGTAATGTTTTTATTCTTCCTTCAAAAGGTGCTGGCGAAACGTGGGGATTAGCAATCAATGAAGCAATGGCAGCAAAAAAAGCAGTTATTGCAAGTACAAAAGTAGGCTGTGCAATAGACTTAATTCAATCAAATAGAGAAAAAAACAACAATGGATTTATTTTTCAAAGTGAAAATGTAGAATCTTTAAAAGAAGCTATGAATAAAATCAAATCCCAAAGACAAGCCAAAGAAATGGGAGAGTTATCTTATCAAATTATTCAAAATTGGTCATTTGAAAAAATAGCTCAAACGATTGAGAATAATTTTGAATAA